One genomic region from Ornithinimicrobium flavum encodes:
- a CDS encoding O-acetyl-ADP-ribose deacetylase, with translation MQISAHLGDITTERVDAVVNAANSSLSGGGGVDGAIHRAAGPALLQECRQVRATVWPDGLPVGEAVATGAGDLPARWVVHTVGPDRHRGQTDPELLASCFRRSLEVADAVGARSVAVPAVSAGIYGWDPAVVADVAVAAVRASAERARTVQEVRFVLFSPQVLAEFERALDPD, from the coding sequence ATGCAGATCTCCGCCCACCTCGGCGACATCACCACCGAGCGCGTCGACGCCGTCGTCAACGCCGCCAACTCCTCCCTGTCGGGCGGTGGCGGGGTGGACGGGGCGATCCATCGCGCCGCCGGACCGGCGCTGCTGCAGGAGTGCCGGCAGGTGCGGGCCACGGTCTGGCCCGACGGGCTTCCCGTGGGCGAGGCGGTCGCGACCGGGGCGGGCGACCTGCCGGCCCGGTGGGTGGTCCACACGGTGGGACCGGACCGGCACCGCGGTCAGACCGATCCGGAGCTCCTGGCCTCGTGCTTCCGCCGCAGCCTGGAGGTCGCCGACGCGGTCGGGGCCAGGTCGGTCGCCGTCCCGGCCGTCAGCGCGGGGATCTACGGGTGGGACCCCGCCGTCGTGGCCGACGTCGCCGTGGCGGCCGTCCGCGCGTCCGCGGAGCGGGCCCGGACGGTCCAGGAGGTCCGGTTCGTCCTGTTCAGCCCGCAGGTCCTCGCCGAGTTCGAGCGGGCCCTCGACCCGGACTAA
- the zupT gene encoding zinc transporter ZupT, which produces MALAFVVTLLAGLSTVVGGWLGTHTRVLRRDVLAAALAFAAGVMITISVVEIAPGAVTDLSDHLGETEALLWVGGALVLGALAVLGIDKAIPHDINPAEIAGGEQLDRINAGEVNPRLLRSGVLLAAVVGLHNLPEGLATFISTLERPSGGITLAVAIAIHNVPEGLAVAAPIYAATRSKLQALFWATLSGLAEPVGAVLGYLLLSAVLPDRWLVLTLALVAGMMLAVSFLELLPSARRYETHYSQTLVGFLLGAVVMVLSLQLLQLSPAQG; this is translated from the coding sequence GTGGCGCTGGCCTTCGTCGTCACCCTGCTCGCCGGCCTGTCGACCGTCGTCGGGGGGTGGCTCGGCACGCACACCCGGGTGCTGCGGCGGGACGTGCTCGCCGCGGCGCTCGCCTTCGCGGCCGGGGTCATGATCACCATCTCGGTGGTCGAGATCGCCCCGGGGGCCGTGACCGACCTCAGCGACCACCTGGGGGAGACCGAGGCGTTGCTGTGGGTCGGCGGGGCTCTCGTGCTGGGGGCGCTCGCCGTGCTGGGGATCGACAAGGCCATCCCGCACGACATCAACCCGGCCGAGATCGCCGGCGGCGAGCAGCTGGACCGCATCAACGCCGGTGAGGTCAACCCCCGGCTCCTGCGCAGCGGCGTGCTGCTCGCCGCGGTCGTCGGGCTGCACAACCTCCCCGAGGGGCTGGCCACCTTCATCTCCACCCTGGAGCGGCCGTCGGGCGGCATCACCCTGGCCGTCGCCATCGCCATCCACAACGTGCCGGAGGGGCTGGCCGTCGCGGCGCCGATCTACGCGGCGACCCGGTCCAAGCTGCAGGCGCTGTTCTGGGCCACGCTCTCCGGGCTGGCCGAGCCCGTCGGGGCCGTCCTCGGCTACCTCCTCCTCAGCGCCGTGCTGCCCGACCGTTGGCTGGTCCTCACCCTGGCCCTGGTCGCCGGGATGATGCTGGCCGTCAGCTTCCTGGAGCTGCTGCCCTCGGCCCGTCGGTACGAGACGCACTACTCCCAGACCCTCGTCGGCTTCCTCCTCGGGGCCGTGGTGATGGTCCTCTCGCTCCAGCTGCTCCAGCTGTCACCCGCTCAGGGTTGA
- a CDS encoding CYTH and CHAD domain-containing protein, producing the protein MEQLEVERKFDIAPDAPPPSLDGVVGVGQTRTHRMRAVYLDTVDLLLIRHRITLRRREGGADEGWHLKLPRGSARLELHAPLGKSPGRMRVPERHRQAVAEALPDGLPEGAAGTLVPAAVLRTVRQETDLLDERGRVVAQLCDDHVSALPEGRRWREVEVELVEGGPGDEALLDRIATALLAQGLAASPSPSKLARALGDRPRRAEAGAGPTPDDSAGEVVRAYLLEQVSVILGREAGLRVDAPDAVHKSRVAARRLRSALRTFRRLLDREVTDPVREELRWWGEVLGAPRDVEVLRARVGERVRSLPSDLVRGPVVGRVEGELAGRHARGHAVLVEELDGERYLALTDALVDLVAEPPWRGRARRSARAVLPGLVEKAAERAAKEHGRAGLAEGADRLHLLHETRKRAKAARYGWEAIAPVFGGSATEHAEAWEQVTETLGAMQDASVAAARLRELVEDAEEAGEPTLTYAVLLGRELEAQERAALDGERAMDDALL; encoded by the coding sequence ATGGAGCAGCTCGAGGTCGAGCGGAAGTTCGACATCGCCCCGGACGCACCCCCGCCGTCACTGGACGGCGTGGTGGGTGTGGGGCAGACTCGGACGCACCGGATGCGGGCCGTCTACCTGGACACGGTGGACCTCCTGCTGATCCGGCACCGCATCACCCTGCGGCGGCGGGAGGGGGGCGCGGACGAGGGGTGGCACCTCAAGCTCCCGCGGGGGTCCGCCCGGCTGGAGCTGCACGCGCCGCTGGGGAAAAGCCCCGGCCGGATGCGGGTGCCGGAGCGGCACCGCCAGGCGGTGGCCGAGGCCCTGCCCGACGGGCTGCCCGAGGGCGCGGCGGGGACGCTGGTGCCGGCGGCCGTCCTGCGGACCGTCCGGCAGGAGACCGACCTGCTCGACGAGCGGGGACGGGTCGTGGCCCAGCTGTGCGACGACCACGTGAGCGCGCTGCCCGAGGGCCGGCGGTGGCGCGAGGTCGAGGTCGAGCTCGTGGAGGGCGGTCCGGGGGACGAGGCGCTGCTCGACCGGATCGCGACCGCGCTGCTGGCCCAGGGGCTGGCGGCGTCGCCCTCGCCGTCCAAGCTGGCCCGCGCGTTGGGCGACCGTCCCCGCCGCGCCGAGGCCGGTGCGGGTCCCACCCCGGACGACAGCGCGGGCGAGGTGGTGCGGGCCTACCTGCTCGAGCAGGTGTCGGTCATCCTCGGCCGGGAGGCGGGTCTGCGGGTCGACGCGCCGGACGCCGTGCACAAGTCCCGGGTGGCGGCACGACGGCTGCGCAGCGCCCTGCGGACGTTCCGACGACTGCTCGACCGCGAGGTCACCGACCCGGTGCGCGAGGAGCTGAGGTGGTGGGGGGAGGTGCTCGGCGCGCCCCGGGACGTGGAGGTCCTGCGGGCGCGGGTCGGCGAGCGGGTCCGGTCCCTCCCGTCCGACCTCGTCCGAGGGCCGGTCGTGGGCCGGGTCGAGGGGGAGCTGGCCGGTCGGCACGCACGGGGTCACGCCGTCCTGGTGGAGGAGCTGGACGGGGAGCGCTACCTGGCGCTCACCGACGCCCTGGTCGACCTGGTCGCCGAGCCGCCGTGGCGCGGCAGGGCGCGTCGGTCGGCCCGCGCGGTGCTCCCAGGCCTGGTGGAGAAGGCAGCAGAGCGCGCGGCGAAGGAGCACGGCCGGGCGGGGCTGGCGGAGGGCGCTGACCGGCTGCACCTGCTCCACGAGACGCGCAAACGGGCCAAGGCCGCCCGCTACGGGTGGGAGGCGATCGCACCGGTCTTCGGCGGGTCGGCGACCGAGCACGCCGAGGCCTGGGAGCAGGTGACGGAGACGCTGGGGGCGATGCAGGACGCGAGCGTCGCCGCCGCCCGCCTGCGTGAGCTGGTCGAGGACGCGGAGGAGGCCGGCGAGCCCACGCTCACCTACGCCGTCCTCCTCGGGCGGGAGCTGGAGGCGCAGGAGCGTGCCGCGCTCGACGGGGAGCGGGCGATGGACGACGCCCTCCTCTGA
- a CDS encoding SPFH domain-containing protein codes for MAFFTVATTLAVIALVAFVAGRWVRSSRWVGAVAAVLLVAYTALNSFVTLDHREVGIQTALGRYISTLNTGGIHYKSPWSSVEKFDQTIQTVDLSSISVSFSDGGGVEGIEEIGGGKGLINATVRWQMSRDEDGARLLWERYRTFESVSASLVERTARDAVINIANAYPAATAIISQREIAEQVRTEVERSLDPYGVVIDSVSIPAIDLDDSTQAAVDRLFTTQQDIKRAQNEQRRAEIDAETVRIREAEGALSPAANQRYCLEIVNAWDVAQNGPLPATFNCAMTGSGDSPAIIVDGSSPTPSGSGGSPAPTQDEEAPEAEPSE; via the coding sequence ATGGCCTTCTTCACCGTCGCGACCACCCTGGCCGTGATCGCGCTCGTCGCGTTCGTCGCCGGGCGGTGGGTCCGCAGCTCGCGCTGGGTGGGTGCGGTCGCCGCCGTGCTGCTCGTGGCCTACACGGCCCTCAACAGCTTCGTCACGCTCGACCACCGCGAAGTGGGGATCCAGACGGCGCTGGGACGCTACATCTCCACGCTCAACACCGGCGGCATCCACTACAAGTCGCCCTGGAGCTCGGTCGAGAAGTTCGACCAGACGATCCAGACCGTCGACCTGTCGAGCATCTCGGTGAGCTTCAGCGACGGTGGCGGCGTCGAGGGGATCGAGGAGATCGGTGGCGGCAAGGGGCTCATCAACGCCACCGTCCGTTGGCAGATGTCGCGCGACGAGGACGGTGCCCGGCTGCTGTGGGAGCGTTACCGCACCTTCGAGTCGGTGAGCGCCTCGCTGGTGGAGCGCACGGCCCGGGACGCCGTCATCAACATCGCCAACGCCTACCCCGCCGCGACCGCGATCATCTCCCAGCGCGAGATCGCCGAGCAGGTGCGGACCGAGGTCGAGCGCAGCCTGGACCCCTACGGCGTGGTCATCGACTCGGTCTCCATCCCCGCGATCGACCTGGACGACTCGACGCAGGCGGCGGTGGACCGGCTCTTCACCACCCAGCAGGACATCAAGCGGGCCCAGAACGAGCAGCGCCGCGCGGAGATCGACGCCGAGACGGTCCGGATCCGGGAGGCGGAAGGGGCGCTGTCCCCGGCCGCGAACCAGCGCTACTGCCTGGAGATCGTCAACGCCTGGGACGTGGCCCAGAACGGCCCCCTGCCGGCGACCTTCAACTGCGCGATGACCGGGTCGGGCGACAGCCCGGCGATCATCGTCGACGGCAGCAGTCCCACCCCGAGCGGCAGCGGCGGTTCACCGGCGCCCACGCAGGACGAGGAGGCGCCGGAGGCCGAGCCCTCCGAGTGA